The following coding sequences are from one Triticum dicoccoides isolate Atlit2015 ecotype Zavitan chromosome 4A, WEW_v2.0, whole genome shotgun sequence window:
- the LOC119288519 gene encoding uncharacterized protein LOC119288519 encodes MERVDADTCVITIDEGRSIKFTAADVNNVFGLPVGGKRISTYPCDLSDACIKYKKFAEELSDKGTHSLKAAEAILLKDIQEDSPSVAIEMFKIAAVIFIFGHLLCPSSKNDYTSVDYWGALNTTSEISQFDWCEFVIEHLLSAVRKLKTNLQTRHSTIHLVGCHLFLQVFVLDNLDLGQLTPRDPSTPRVCVFDYDITRKMIEALSCSQSGEPAFSISRAFRAGDVGYSRIYIMQNPSPNRLLGQKSHMFRTPESNATRYNSSAAPNSNRRGTARKGPADFANHLRARYPSLFSHPVAIYLREHNARVMRNMFELQQASHDEMVAFADKIMISLADGFLPSNFNTPGHETHALRDIAIAGASHTPVNVPPICSLGASLPPAVHADACSATHSNSHSLVPGKRKELGTTPSSSRHSVGLATSGTHSTGGPNMKRICIQQPSFEDDNDICPPYSKGKTSHSHRNNPDASCAESKAAAQFASDIISELIILYADKHLDGCQGSITFGQSFYEHTEKILLAGANMACDPWSAGSVPSAPSAIACSAIKDWFASAAECTLSRVWVIHKCPRLIYMTGTHIADQLIKSQPVSHEMCAVIMRRFGQIDATLNCDEPGLRWRKFMEPDFATFAIADGELTTIRSIQQQFKQDPMSFKVASCCMFYAPAILPLGWCLYAFDFTKKKITVLDPLVGTTGFSNESIRLHEYATGKILDGLFLCARHFYSNWPYKTERWTRDFPMIMEDNFTSEESGLCVTFLSKFFDGEKLVKSLNKENLELHRRTLLYDVMRLKDNISLVPSDVLESIKTSFHVL; translated from the exons ATGGAGAGGGTGGATGCAGACACATGCGTAATCACCATAGATGAAGGGCGTTCAATCAAGTTCACAGCAGCTGATGTCAACAATGTTTTTGGGCTTCCAGTAGGTGGGAAAAGGATATCAACATATCCATGTGACTTGTCGGACGCATGCATTAAATACAAGAAATTTGCAGAAGAGCTTAGTGACAAGGGCACACATAGCCTGAAAGCTGCAGAGGCCATACTGTTGAAAGACATCCAGGAAGACTCGCCTAGCGTCGCCATAGAGATGTTTAAAATtgccgctgtcatttttattttcgGGCATTTGCTATGTCCTTCGTCGAAGAATGACTACACCAGCGTAGACTACTGGGGTGCACTGAACACAACTTCAGAGATCAGTCAATTTGATTGGTGTGAATTTGTCATCGAGCACCTGTTAAGCGCTGTCCGAAAGCTGAAGACTAATCTTCAGACACGGCACTCAACTATACATCTTGTGGGTTGCCATCTGTTCCTACAG GTTTTTGTGCTCGACAATTTGGACCTGGGTCAGCTAACTCCTCGAGACCCTTCGACGCCCAGGGTATGTGTTTTCGATTATGACATCACCCGCAAGATGATAGAGGCGCTCAGTTGCAGTCAAAGTGGTGAACCAGCATTTTCAATCTCCAGG GCTTTCAGGGCTGGCGATGTCGGTTACTCTCGCATTTACATAATGCAGAACCCCTCACCAAACCGGTTGCTCGGCCAGAAGAGCCACATGTTCAGGACACCAGAATCAAATGCTACAAGGTACAATTCAAGCGCGGCACCCAACTCAAATAGGCGGGGCACAGCTAGGAAAGgccccgctgactttgcaaaccATCTTCGTGCCCGGTATCCGAGCCTT TTCTCACACCCAGTAGCAATTTATCTGAGAGAACACAATGCCCGTGTCATGCGCAACATGTTCGAATTGCAGCAGGCATCACACGACGAGATGGTTGCTTTTGCAGACAAGATAATGATTAGTTTAGCCGATGGGTTTTTACCGAGTAACTTCAACACCCCTGGGCATGAAACTCATGCATTGCGAGACATTGCAATTGCTG GTGCATCACATACCCCTGTCAATGTCCCACCAATCTGTTCTTTGGGTGCTAGCTTGCCGCCTGCAGTACATGCGGATG CTTGCTCGGCAACTCATTCTAATAGCCACAGTCTAGTGCCTGGGAAGCGCAAGGAGCTAGGTACAACACCATCGAGCAGCCGGCACTCTGTTGGATTAGCTACATCCGGCACACACA GCACGGGTGGACCAAACATGAAGAGAATATGTATCCAGCAGCCCTCATTTGAAGATGACAATGATATTTGTCCTCCGTATAGCAAAGGGAAGACAAGTCATTCGCACCGCAATAACCCGGATGCTTCATGCGCTGAATCAAAGGCCGCGGCACAGTTTGCTAGTGATATCATATCAGAGTTAATAATCTTATATGCAGACAAACACCTAGATGGATGCCAAGGCTCGATTACTTTTGGCCAGAGTTTTTATGAACACACTGAGAAAATCCTGCTAGCTGGAGCTAACATGGCATGCGATCCTTGGTCAGCTGGTTCCGTGCCATCCGCCCCATCAGCAATTGCATGTTCAGCTATAAAGGATTGGTTTGCTAGCGCAGCAGAGTGTACATTGTCTAG GGTCTGGGTCATCCACAAGTGTCCAAGGCTAATATACATGACCGGGACACACATTGCTGACCAGCTTATTAAGAGCCAACCGGTGAGTCATGAGATGTGCGCAGTCATTATGCGGCGGTTCGGCCAGATCGACGCAACGCTAAACTGCGATGAACCTGGGCTGAGGTGGAGAAAATTCATGGAGCCAGACTTTGCT ACCTTTGCTATTGCCGATGGAGAGCTAACAACAATTAGGTCTATCCAGCAACAATTCAAGCAAGATCCCATGTCATTCAAAGTTGCATCATGTTGTATG TTTTATGCTCCTGCCATTCTACCATTGGGGTGGTGCCTATACGCCTTTGATTTCACAAAGAAAAAGATTACCGTTCTAGACCCACTCGTTGGCACGACTGGTTTCAGCAACGAAAGCATCAGGTTGCACGAGTACGCAACCGGGAAAATCCTTGATGGGTTGTTCTTGTGTGCGAGGCACTTCTACTCCAACTGGCCCTACAAAACAGAAAGATGGACCAGGGACTTCCCCATGATCATGGAGGACAATTTTACTag CGAGGAATCTGGGCTTTGTGTGACTTTCTTATCCAAATTTTTCGATGGCGAGAAGCTCGTGAAGTCACTAAACAAG GAAAACTTGGAGTTGCACCGACGCACCCTCCTGTATGACGTCATGCGACTAAAGGACAACATCTCGCTCGTCCCATCGGATGTACTTGAATCCATCAAGACCTCGTTCCATGTTCTCTAA